Proteins found in one bacterium genomic segment:
- a CDS encoding ABC transporter permease, protein MRFALYIARRHLRSRRRSRFVNRVTVTAIAGITIGVMVLDLTLAIMNGLHVELRSTFVDNMPMVTIVSTRPEGLRDVGAVMDRIGAVPGVEGVAPFVRQEVVASFGRRGVPAQHRAAVVWGVEPDLQEAVTPLSRHLLPPEGSLRALRGAAGMPAVVVGAELAASLYAGLGDTLVITTPRGELDLQNLASESRRFVVAGFLDTGLYDFDARFVYMPLAAAQEFFGYASDGVTAIGVRAADMMAAPELGEAIRRELGPFDYAANDWIALNRNLFDWVRYEKVMMFVLLGLVILVAAFNIVGILTMMVGERRREIGILLSMGARRRQIQTIFLLEGCYVGFWGTALGTLLGWLGTVYLDKVGIRIPGDVYFMDHVPVVAQAGDFLGVAAAALVITLLATLLPSGEAARLRPMDIIRYT, encoded by the coding sequence ATGCGCTTCGCCCTCTACATCGCCCGCCGCCACCTGCGCAGCCGCCGCCGGTCCCGGTTCGTCAACCGGGTCACGGTGACGGCCATCGCCGGCATCACGATCGGCGTCATGGTCCTGGACCTGACGCTCGCCATCATGAACGGCCTGCACGTCGAGCTGCGCAGCACCTTCGTCGACAACATGCCCATGGTGACGATCGTCTCGACCCGTCCCGAGGGTCTGCGGGACGTGGGCGCCGTCATGGACCGCATCGGCGCCGTACCCGGCGTCGAGGGCGTGGCCCCCTTCGTGCGCCAGGAGGTGGTCGCCAGCTTCGGCCGCCGCGGCGTGCCGGCCCAGCATCGCGCCGCCGTGGTCTGGGGCGTCGAGCCCGACCTGCAGGAGGCGGTGACCCCGCTGTCGCGGCACCTGCTGCCGCCCGAGGGCAGCCTCCGCGCCCTGCGCGGCGCCGCCGGCATGCCGGCGGTGGTGGTGGGCGCCGAACTGGCCGCCTCGCTCTACGCGGGCCTCGGCGACACCCTGGTGATCACCACGCCCCGCGGCGAGCTCGACCTGCAGAACCTGGCGTCGGAGAGCCGGCGTTTCGTGGTCGCCGGCTTCCTGGACACCGGCCTCTACGACTTCGACGCCCGCTTCGTCTACATGCCGCTGGCGGCCGCGCAGGAGTTCTTCGGCTACGCGTCCGACGGCGTGACGGCGATCGGCGTGCGCGCCGCCGACATGATGGCGGCGCCGGAGCTCGGCGAGGCGATCCGCCGGGAGCTGGGTCCCTTCGACTACGCCGCCAACGACTGGATCGCCCTGAACCGCAACCTCTTCGACTGGGTCCGCTACGAGAAGGTCATGATGTTCGTGCTGCTGGGTCTGGTGATCCTGGTCGCGGCCTTCAACATCGTGGGCATCCTGACCATGATGGTGGGCGAGCGGCGGCGCGAGATCGGTATCCTGCTGTCCATGGGCGCGCGGCGCCGCCAGATCCAGACGATCTTCCTGCTCGAGGGGTGCTACGTGGGCTTCTGGGGCACGGCGCTCGGGACGCTGCTGGGCTGGCTGGGCACCGTGTACCTCGACAAGGTCGGCATCCGCATCCCCGGCGACGTCTACTTCATGGACCACGTGCCGGTCGTGGCCCAGGCGGGCGACTTCCTGGGCGTGGCCGCGGCCGCGCTGGTGATCACCCTGCTGGCGACGCTGCTGCCCAGCGGCGAGGCCGCCCGGCTGCGGCCCATGGACATCATCCGCTACACCTAG
- the lysS gene encoding lysine--tRNA ligase has product MSENEPQPLHRLVEERLRKLEALAARGEPYPYRYDRTHTSAGLAADEAALTAAGAEVRIAGRIMAKRSAGKTIFLPLQDGEGRIQIYARRDDLGEEDYEAFKKLLDLGDLIGVSGKLFRTNTGELTVHVAAWQLLAKSLRPLPEKFHDMSLELRSRKRHLDLIMNPESRDRFRRRSALLDHVRRFLIDRDFLEVETPVLQPLYGGATARPFTTHHNALDQRLYLRIADELYLKRLIVGGLERVFEFCKDFRNEGMDRTHNPEFTMMECYAAYWDYHDMMELVETLMRQLAEKFGDDGRISYGGHELDFNGGFRRLRFLDGLQEKTGVDFRGLGREEIRAHAERLGVPVRPEMGADKILDAMFGELVEPTLIQPTFVMDHPKELSPLAKGHRDDPALVERFEGFVAGFEICNSFSELNDPREQRRRFADQMVLRDKGDDEAQVMDEDYLEALEIGMPPTGGLGIGLDRLVMLFTDCNAIRDVLLFPAMRPEE; this is encoded by the coding sequence GTGTCCGAGAACGAGCCGCAGCCCCTGCACCGCCTGGTCGAGGAGCGCCTGCGCAAGCTGGAGGCGCTCGCCGCGCGCGGCGAGCCCTACCCGTACCGCTACGACCGCACGCACACCAGCGCCGGCCTGGCCGCGGACGAGGCCGCCCTCACGGCCGCCGGCGCCGAGGTCCGCATCGCCGGCCGCATCATGGCCAAGCGCAGCGCCGGCAAGACGATCTTCCTGCCGCTGCAGGACGGCGAGGGCCGCATCCAGATCTACGCCCGGCGCGACGACCTCGGCGAGGAGGACTACGAGGCCTTCAAGAAGCTGCTGGACCTGGGCGACCTGATCGGCGTCTCGGGGAAGCTCTTCCGGACCAACACCGGCGAGCTGACGGTGCACGTCGCCGCCTGGCAGCTGCTGGCGAAGTCCCTGCGCCCCCTGCCCGAGAAGTTCCACGACATGAGCCTCGAGCTGCGCAGCCGCAAGCGCCACCTCGACCTGATCATGAACCCGGAGTCCCGCGACCGTTTCCGCCGGCGCTCGGCGCTGCTGGACCACGTGCGCCGCTTCCTGATCGACCGGGACTTCCTGGAGGTCGAGACGCCCGTCCTGCAGCCCCTGTACGGCGGCGCCACGGCGCGCCCCTTCACGACGCACCACAACGCGCTCGACCAGCGCCTCTACCTGCGCATCGCCGACGAGTTGTACCTCAAGCGGCTGATCGTGGGCGGCCTGGAACGGGTCTTCGAGTTCTGCAAGGACTTCCGCAACGAGGGGATGGACCGCACCCACAACCCCGAGTTCACGATGATGGAGTGCTACGCGGCGTACTGGGACTACCATGACATGATGGAACTGGTCGAGACGCTCATGCGCCAGCTGGCCGAGAAGTTCGGCGACGACGGGCGCATCTCCTACGGCGGTCACGAGCTGGACTTCAACGGCGGCTTCCGGCGGCTGCGCTTCCTGGACGGGTTGCAGGAGAAGACCGGCGTCGACTTCCGCGGCCTCGGCCGCGAGGAGATCCGGGCCCACGCCGAGCGGCTCGGCGTGCCGGTGCGGCCCGAGATGGGCGCCGACAAGATCCTCGACGCGATGTTCGGCGAGCTGGTCGAGCCGACCCTCATCCAGCCGACCTTCGTGATGGACCACCCCAAGGAGCTGTCGCCGCTGGCCAAGGGGCATCGCGACGACCCGGCCCTGGTCGAGCGCTTCGAGGGCTTCGTGGCCGGCTTCGAGATCTGCAACTCGTTCTCCGAGCTGAACGACCCGCGCGAGCAGCGCCGCCGCTTCGCCGACCAGATGGTGCTGCGGGACAAGGGGGACGACGAGGCCCAGGTCATGGACGAGGACTACCTCGAGGCCCTGGAGATCGGCATGCCGCCGACCGGCGGTCTGGGTATCGGCCTCGACCGCCTGGTCATGCTGTTCACGGACTGCAACGCGATCCGCGACGTGCTGCTGTTCCCGGCCATGCGCCCGGAGGAGTGA
- a CDS encoding ABC transporter ATP-binding protein — MAPILEARRLDKSFPRAGGTVTVLQGCDFALAAGENVAIIGPSGAGKSTFLNLVSGLDAPTAGEIFYEGKPLTGLDADGWADWRRACVGFVFQFHFLLPDFSALENVLMPARLRGEAGAPARARALSLLDRMGLADRAGHLPGELSGGEQQRVAVARAYMNAPRLVLADEPFGNLDLQKGRELADLLLALGRDEGSSLIVVTHDLSLAARTDRILELRDGCLAAAPAGLG, encoded by the coding sequence GTGGCACCCATCCTCGAAGCCCGCCGGCTGGACAAGAGCTTCCCCCGCGCCGGGGGAACCGTGACCGTCCTGCAGGGCTGCGACTTCGCGCTGGCGGCCGGGGAGAACGTCGCCATCATCGGCCCCAGCGGCGCCGGCAAGAGCACCTTCCTGAATCTGGTCAGCGGCCTGGACGCCCCGACCGCCGGCGAGATCTTCTACGAGGGGAAGCCGCTGACCGGCCTGGACGCCGACGGCTGGGCCGACTGGCGCCGCGCCTGCGTCGGCTTCGTCTTCCAGTTCCACTTCCTGCTGCCGGATTTCTCCGCCCTGGAGAACGTCCTGATGCCGGCGCGGCTGCGCGGCGAGGCCGGGGCGCCGGCGCGCGCGCGGGCGCTGTCGCTGCTGGACCGGATGGGCCTGGCCGACCGCGCCGGCCACCTTCCCGGCGAGCTGTCCGGCGGCGAGCAGCAGCGCGTCGCGGTGGCCCGAGCCTACATGAACGCGCCGCGGCTCGTGCTCGCCGACGAGCCCTTCGGCAACCTGGACCTGCAGAAGGGCCGCGAGCTGGCCGACCTGCTGCTGGCCCTGGGCCGGGACGAGGGCAGCTCCCTGATCGTGGTGACCCACGACCTGTCCCTGGCCGCCCGCACCGACCGCATCCTGGAACTGCGCGACGGATGCCTGGCCGCGGCTCCCGCCGGCCTGGGCTGA